The DNA window CCGGGGGCTGCAGGGAGATTCTCGTCTGCAAGCTGGATACCCTTCTTGTACTCGTTCATCGGCACCATAGAATCCACAACGTATTTGCCATTGGGCTGGTCGTCCTTTGGGTCTACGGAAATTGCGTAGAGGGCGATGTACAGCCGGGCCTCCATCGAAAAAGCCATCTCGGGCCGCTCTTTGTTTGGCAACCACCACATCGTGTAGAGGTGCGAAGGCGCCGCCGGTAGGGCATCTATGATGTTATGGAAGGTCGGGAGCAGCATCTGCACTGGCACGTCAGCCCAGAGGTTGTTGGCTTCGTACCGCCGCCCGCGGTTAtcgaggatgtcgtcgaagCGCTGCAGCATCTGCTTGAGCGTGCAACTTATATAGGGGAACGACTTGATCGTCTTGCTAAAGACCGGTAGGTTGTGTAGGAGGCCTAGCGCGCGCCtcgcttcctcctcggtaTCGGAGAGCGCATCGGCCGTCAGGGCGAGGGTCGGCCGGCCTACGAAGCCATCCTGGTCGCGCGCCACAAAGAAGCCAATCTCGAGGTCTGGCAAGACCTGCTCCGATACGCTATCAACGGCTGTGAGTACCTCGTCGAAGTCGTCGATCTCAAAGACATAGCGGGCCGTCATGATGCCGTGCGGCAGCGTGTGTAGCTTAAGGTAGAACTTAGTGATAAGCCCAAAGTAGCCGCAGCCGGCGCCGCGGGCCGCCCAGAAGAAGTCGGTATGCTCATAGGCACTAGCGTGGATCAGCTCGCCCGTAGCGGTGACCACGTCGATGGCTAGCACGCTCTCACAGGCGACCCCCCACTTGCGCGAGTTCCAGCCGAAGCCGCCCTGTAGTAGGAATCCGCCGAGTCCAACCGTAGGACAGTGACCGCCGGGGAACATGAGATCGTGCGGTACCAGGGCAGCGTTGAGGTCGGATCCATAGGCGGCCGGCTGCGCGACGGCGATGCGCTGCTGCACATCGAAGCTAAAATGATTCATGTGGGCGAGGTCGACAAAgatgccgccgtcgcgcagGAATGAGGCCGTCCATGAGTGGCCCCCCGACTTGGTGCCGATGGTCATGCCATGCTCGCGGGCGTAGCAGACGATGCTCTGGACGTGGCTGTCCTGCTGCGGGTAAACGATGAGCTCTGGGTAGCGATCCGGCACACGACCATTCCAGACGGCACCGCAGCGAGCCTTCTCGTAGTCTGcgtcgccgcggcggaggtATTTGAAATCCCACAATTCCATTCTGTGGGCGGAGCAGGAAAGATGTCTGGAACAATACGGAGGAAAGGAGTGAAGGAGCGGCGGCCTACTTGGGAGGAGCTGGGGTCACCGGTTTCGACGCTGCCAACAATTCCAACAATTGCGACCACGCAGAATGGAGCGTATCTCCGATGTTATCAGCGTTCCCAAAGTCGGTGCCCTTGTCTCTTTCTCCCAACGCGACTGGCAACCACatgccgccttcttccccacaTTGTGTAGCCTCAGCGGTACATTGTCCCACATGTCGGAGCATTCCCTCCACGGTTAGGCTAGTGGCCGACGGGTGGGGACTGACTGGGTATCCCCACACTCTGAGAGGAAGTACTGTAGCTACCGGGCGGCCTGATGGACGGCCCTCCGGTCGGTTCTAGCCCTATGGTTGCCCACCGAAGCAGCATGTCTGGGCACGGCCTCTCGCGCGCAGCATTCTGATTGCGGTCTCAGATCAGCGTAAGCCAAAGATTACCGTGTGGCCAGGGTTGTCGCAGCACGATCGTCACTTCCCAACTAATATCCATACACACTCCTAATGAATGCACAGTCGCGAGGCCACTTACGTGCAAGACATTGAAAACAAGCTAGTGGATACACGGCTTATCACGCTAGATGTTCGTGAAGCAGTGAGGCAGATTAAAAGAAGACGCTGCGATTGGATTCATGGTACTACTGAGTAACGGTATCTATCTGAATGTCGTAGAGAGCTAGCTGCACGGGGTTGTCGGCCTGCCTGCTCAGATGAATGAATTGCCTTTCATGCTGACCGTGATCAACTTGATCTCGGAGAACTCCTGCAATCCCCACATTGCGTTGTTGCGGCCCCAGCCACTGCCCTTCGTGCCTCCCACGGGCAGAGTAGCTATCGAAAGGGTCAGCAATACGTCCGCACGCGCGGCATGATGTCAGGCGGGTGGATTTGATCAGCTAGTACAGAAGAATGGACTTACGTTCGTCGTGCGCAGTCATGCTGTTGATGTGGACCTGTGCCGTATCGATCTGCTTGGCGACATCGAGAGCATGCTGCATATTGCTGGAGTGGACGGCGGCATTCAAGCCGTACGCTGTGTTGTTCGCAATTGCAATCGCTTTcgcatcgtcatcggcaacGTATAGAGTGAAGGACGGCCCGAAGGCCTCTTCATCGAAGAGCGGCATGTTCTCTTTGATGCCCATCACAATGGTTGGCTGGAGCGCAGATGCCGAGGCTTTGTCGGGGCCACCGATGAGAAACTGCGCTCCCTTTTTCTCCGCGTCAATCAGCTTCTCCCGCGAAGCCTCGATGATGCGGTCTGATACTCCGCTTCCCGTAGTGAAAGTCGGCGCGACTTGCTTGAGCAATTCCTTGAACTGATCGGCGACTGCCTTGACCACAATGACTCGCTCCGTCGAGAAGCAGAGCtggccgtggtggaggaaaGCTAGAAAGGCGCAAGTCAGCACCAGCCCATCGAGTATCATCCCCAATGAAGTCCGTCTATGGCCTGGTTTGTCATGCCTGACCTACCTCCGGTCACACATTTCTTGGCCGCGTCCGCCAGATCCGCATCGGCGAGCACGATAGCCGGGCCTttgccgcccagctccaTCAGGACGGGCTTGAGATACTTCCCGCCCAATTGTCCGATGATTCTGCCAACGGGGGCACTGCCAATAAATTCGACTTTGCGGATCGCGGGATGTGCCACCAGTGCTTCGGTCACCGACGGCGCGTCCTCGCGCCGGGTCTGGACGACATTTATAACACCGTCCGGCAGCCCGGCCTCTTTGAAGATTTCCACCAGCAAATGGTGCGTCTTGGGGCTCAGCTCCGAGGCCTTGAAGACCACAGTGCAGCCAGCAGCCACTGGAGTGGCGAGTGAGCGCGCTCCAAGGATCACCGCGGAATTCCATCTGGAAGTGCGGAAAGCAGACAAGAGTTAGCGTACCCATACTTCCTACGTCTGCCACTGTTTGCGGTATGAGGGATGGGGGATACTTGCGGTGCGATAGAAAGCACGGGCCCAACCGGCACGGTGAAGGCGAGGGCCAAGCTCGAGGGCGTCTGCGTCTGTGGGATCTCCCCCGCGAGACGCGAGATACATGCTGCCGTCTCCTCGATCAGATCCGCGGCCAGGTGCACATTCTTGCGTGCCCACATCTCAATCACGCTGGTCTCGAGGCGTTGGGTCTGTACCAAGTCCTCTTCGTGCTTCCGCAGGAGCTCGGCGTAACGCTGGAGCAGCTTGCGGCGGGTCACGACGGAACTCGTTTTCCACATCTGGAAAGTCTTCCATGACGCCTCGGCGGCCTGATTAGCGGCCTCAACGTTGGCCGACTCGGCCAGGTAGACTTCCCTCTGCTCCTCGAGGCCGTATACCGCAAAGGTCTTGGACGGGGACGAGGTGGTACGTTTGccgtcgatgatgagcggGATGGTCTCGAGCTCGTTCGTGGTTGCCATTTTGGGCTGCTTGGTTCTTCTTGTGCACGATTACTGCGAAGGGAGAGATATCGCCTGTGGTGCGGAGAATCTAGCAAGGAAGCCCACGTAGTCTTGGCAGCCATTCGAGCGTTCTTGAGGCCTCGCTGGTGCTGTGCCAGCGAAGCCCGTGGACCCCAGCAGATGCGCCCGCTTGCCACTGTACCCCCAAAATGCCCCCGTCCCTTCGTGGGGAAGACACTTGGCCGGGAAGACCCAGACGGCGTTCACTTCCCCGCCATCCCCTCCGCCGCGAGCGGGGAATGGTGGGCGGGACAGGGGGCCTACGCAAGCACTAGTGCAGTCACGGATTGTCGCTGTCCTCCCAAAGCGGTATATTTTGCACGCATTTCTGGATATCACAAGGGTCTCTTCCCAAGGGGCGCGAAAGGAGCCGACGATTGATGCCATGCTTCAGACCTTGAAGAGCAGCTTTAACCAGTTGCGGGAAGTATGGATAATCTCCTCAAAAGGCCAACTTTCCGACGCTCTACCATTTCAAGCCAATATCAGTGGGGCGTGGAGATGTATTCGATTTCGAAGTGCCGTGGGGCTGAGGAGGtggggaaaaagggaagggggGACGAGGCACAATGCTAGCTCTAAGTCTGACAATCGACAATCCAGTTTAAAGCGCAATCAATCTACGGAAATTTAGTCCTGTGGCCATGAGCTCTGCAAATATGGACGAGGCGCTCGCTATCGTTGCTCACGGTCCGCTCAGCGCCGGGCAGTGGAAGCTAGAGTCCGTTGTGCCTCGCGCGATCAAAGATGACGAGGTGCTAGTCAGAGTGGTCGCCTCTGGTGTCTGTCTGGCAGACGTCCACTTTGGCGATGTTGCCCAGGAAAAAATCGCTCAAAACCCGGCAATATGGTACCCGCGAGTGCTGGGCCATGAGGGTAAGTAGTGTGCAGATGGGGCCGTCTACTTCTTTCCCATTCCACCCCCAACGAAGTTTTATCTATGAATAGCTCTTGCTAAGCGAGCTTTTCGAGCGCGGACCAGGTGCGGGATACGTCGAACAAGTTGGCGAGGCAGTGAGAGGcgtcaaggtcgacgacGCCGTGCTGCTCACGTTCCTGTCATGCGGAGAGTGCTACAACTGCCTCGATATGCATCCAGCATACTGCATCCATTGTTTCAGTTGCAACTTCCATGGTGAGCCGGGAGTGTATGCTGGCAGGGATGGTAAGGATTCAGCGATTGGAGGGGCTTTCTTTGGCCAGTCCTCCTTTGCCAGCAAAGCACTTGTCAAGGAGCGCAGCGTCGTTAATATCTCCAGTGCGAATGTGACGGAACAGGAAATGCAGATCCTGGCACCGCTGGGCTGTGGTGTGCAAACAGGAACGGGGGCCTTCAGTCGCATCGCAGACGTTCGGGCATCGGACGAGGTTGCTGTCATCGGTGTGGGAGGCGTTGGCCAAAGTGCTATCATGGTAGGTGAAACTCCGACGAGCGGGCTAAACGATAAAACGTGCATACCGCTGACTGAAATATCTGATAGGCTGCGGCAATGGTTGGATGCAAAACTATCATAGCCATTGACCGCATGCCCTCGCGGCTGCGGCTTGCCAAAAGCTTGGGAGCGACTCATACCATTGACACCAGTGATCCTGCCATGGACCTCGTTGCTGTGGTCCGGAAGCTGACCGGGGGGAGAGGAGTGCACGTCTCACTTGACACGACGGGAGTACAAACTCTAGCGAGACAGTCCTGGGACTTTGTCCGCGTCCACGGGAAGGTCCTCCAAGTTGGACTAGCCGGACCAGAAGCCACGTGGGACATCTCCATGTCTGACCACATGAACTCGGGCAAGCAAATAATTGGCTGTGTGCAGGGTGACTCGGTTCCGCAGGAGTACATACTCCAACTGATCGATTGGTTCCGGCACGGCAAGTTGCCAGTTGACAAGCTCGTCAGCCTCTACCCTGTTGCGGATTACCAGCGcgcgctggacgacatgaGAGAAGGCAGGGCGACCAAGCCGGTCCTCGTGTGGCCGACGCAGAAGTCAGAAGCCAGTTCAGTGTCGAAGATTTGAGCCATGATCGCCAAGCCACGACTAGGAGGATCAGAGGGGCAATTCTGGACGGCACGGAAGACCTGCCGATGGTCCCTTaaaagacaagaaaaacgGACCCAGATGCTTAACCATTTTGATAGTTGAACCAGTTGCATAggactttttctttccaaTTATGCATCAGGACACCCGAAAGCTTAAGAGGTAGGACAATGCATCCAAAACGCATCATGGAGAGTTCTACCTCCGTAGTATCTTATGCGCTATACGCGCAGCTCAGCCCCATTATACGCGCGCCCATTGATGGCCCCTTTCTCGATTGATATTTACAGTTTCCCGCGTAGCTCAGATTGCACCAAAAACCGACGATCTGCAAGCAGGATTGGCTGTGGTGCCTTGCACTCCGTCCTGAGGACAGAGGCGGAAACTTCCCCACACTTTGTACACGACTCGATTTTACCCACATCACATCTTCTGACGTCTCAAGTCGAGTGCTCGGCCGAAATGCGATAGAACCAAGTGACAGGAGCATTCCAGTGCAAGAAATGCGGCCGCAGGTTCACAAAGAATGAACACTTAGCCCGCCACGTCCGGTCATGcaccatggagaagctgttTGTGTACCAGACCTGCGGGAACCGCTACTCCAGAAAGTCAGTAGAAGTTGAGCTCCCCCGGCCAGCTCAAGATCCCTAATCAATGGCAACCGCAGAGATATCTTGACTTGCCACCAACGCGGCGTCCAGTGCAAGCACCCCGACACAGGGCCATGGCTAGACCAGCATTGTAAATGCCAAGGCATCGCCACCAATCACAGAGGTACAGTGCCAAGCAATGAAATAAATCAGCGCTAGTAGACCCGCCTAGCACTATACTATATTAGGATAGGCCTTATTGTGAAAACAAATTACTAGTATTATATGCATCTCATAGACTACGCCCAAATCGCAAGGTCAAATATTAGGAAACAGGTAATTATCAACCTCACCATGACGATGCCGTGTCGCGTGCAAACAGTGATTAAACCAGGTAAATGGAATACGAAATACTAGGTAGTTTGGTATGTAACCAAGTATCTTTTCAACCGTCATTTATTTTTATTGTACACTAGCGCGCCAAGCTATGCTAGCGGTGATTTGTGTTAGTATCCTCCCCCCATGGTAGATTCGAAACATCACACTACGGTAAGATGGCCTTTGCACATGCGGGGTTAGTGCGGGGTACTAGTCCACACAAAATAAGCCTCAGGCCCCGAGCGATAGATTAGATAGGAGGCTGTTCCGTGCGGTTTCATTCCACTCTCTTGCCCTGCACACGTTTCGACATAGACATCACACCACGGAAGCCACCAAATAGCAATATGGCTAACGTCAGACAGCTGAATTCGCAGCAAAAGCCTTGCTCCCAGAGACCTTACCAATGCCGTACATGCGGCCGAAGCTTCTTGAAAAATGAACATTTGGTGCGTCATGTTCGCTCTCATACCAAAGAGAAGCCCTTTAAGTGCCCTGATTGCGGGAGCTCTTATAGCCGACAGTAAGGATATATAATAATGCACACATTGGTTCATATTAATCTCCTTACAGGGACATTCTGATTCGTCATCGGCGTCATGTCCGTTGCAAAGGCGCTGGCAAGACTGGTGGCGAGACCACCGAATTCGTCCAGCCAACAGTGTTACCGACTGTATCAGCAACAAGCAACAATCTTACTACAACGTCCCAGAGCGCAAGAATTAGTCCTTTTCTCAGTACGATGTCGGACCTTTACCCCGTCAGCGAATCGTATGTCGCGAACCCGAATGTGGCTGGATTGCGGTCGCCTTATCCCTCTCCGGACATAAGGAGACTGGACCCCAATTTCCCATCCTCTCCAATCAACATTAGTGAGGACTTTGCGGCATGGATCATGAATTCTGGATTCCAGGAGGATATTTTTAGAGTGAATCCAAGTCCCCCAGACAATAACTTGATGGCTGGTGAGCCAAGCGCCGAATTTATGGATGCGGAACTGGTGCACCTCCAGTCTATGAAACTTCTATGGTTCAGTCATACGTCGAACCATTCTTCTAGTGTGCCCGTCTCTGAACAACCTTATCGATCGGGATCTGAAGCACCATCTACACGTTACACAGATTCGGAAATCGACGATCAGTATCGACAGGACATCCAGAAGCGCCTACGAATCAATCCCTATGAACCGACAGTTCCATCGGCAGATAGTCTTAATGTAGGATTACGGCTATATTTCGCCAAGGCACAACCCGTGTTTCCAGTCGTTCATGAAGCTACTTTCAGACCAGTCAGAGCAAGTGCAAGTCTTCTGATTGCGATGTGCGCTCTAGGGAGCCTCTTCACCGGCTCCGACCAAGGATTGCAGCAGGGAACCCACTTCTTTGAACGTATCCACAAGGCAACACTCCAGAACTGGGAGAACCTGATGAGCAAGAGCCGAGATACCATGGTGTCAATCATCCATTGCGCATCGGTGGCACAGGTATTTGGCATGATGTCAGGAAGCCCACAGATACTGCTTACTGTCGATGCTTTTCACGGCCCGCCAATAGTTTGGGCGAGACATCTCAACCTTAACAGAGCTGGTGGCTTCATTCCGGTTGAACCAGGCACAAATGGAGCAGAACTCGATAAGATATGGCGTAAATGGGCCTACGGCGAGCAACTTCAACGTGTGCTACATGGACTCTACATCGTCGACGCTGAGCTAGCAAGCATTCTACACCGCGAACCTTTTCAAAACTTCGAATCATACTCATTCACTTTCACATGTTCTGACAGCCTCTTTTCAGCCCCAAACGCTCTCGATTGGAAGGTAAAATATCTCGTGGAAACCCGCCAATGTCACAATCAACCATTGACATTAGACTCGCGAACTATCTTTTCTAGTTCAAACGGCATCTGTCTAATACCAGCTACCAGCCGCTTCACTGCGTATGCTATTCTAGAAAGCATCAGCATTCAAGTTTTATCTTCACAGGCGTCCTCTCTTAGAACTCCTCACTCAGCCCGAGAGTATGACCAGCATCTTATTGATTTTCATAATCGATTCTTAAATCCGAAAGAGAGCGGCGCAAACCCAGACCCACTTCAACTAAACATCCTATGGCATATTGTCTTCATGGAAACATTTGCCAACTTCAATCTTCTTGAAAAGGCCGTGGGACGCGAAGGATGCAAGCTTACCACGAGCGAATACTCAGCGATTACGGCATGGGCAACGTCAGAAGACGCCTCCCGCTGCATTCTTCATGGACTGATGATTCGAAAATATGTTCAAGCCATGCCAATAATCTCTGAACTTGCAATACATGTGCCTAGGGCTATATTTTGGGCAGGAATTTCGCTACTTTGCTACATAAGATTCGGTTCCCTGAGTAAAGGGGCGCACCCACACCTGTCAGCATGGAATAACTATCCGGAGCTTTCTTTACCCGGTATGAATCTGTCCATGCTGATTAACGGGCTAAAGCAGGCTGAACTTGACTGTTCTCTCTCCCTTAAGACAATATTGTTTTCTATGATTGATTTACTGAACCACGCCGGGCACTGGGGTATTGCACGTAAGTTTGCAGTTATCCTAACAACAGCAAGCAATTTTGCCCTTGGCTATACTCAAATCTGCGTGTAATGTACTTCTTTACGTCAAAtaaagggaaaaaaagaaacatacATATTTCTATTATTGGTTCATTGGCTGACACCTAGAGTTATTGTGTTTTGTCATATATCAAGATAAGAGTAACGGGCGAAACATATGACATGGCTATAAACCCACATAGTAAGCTAATCAAACAGAAATAGTTTAATTCTAAAGGCTCGTTCTATTTGTCCCGTTTGAGGGTTCATATTGCCGGACTTAAATCACAGCTTCCTAGTATTTGAGCTTAATCATCGATTCGATACATTGGGCTAAATGAAAGATTTTGCGGCTGCATCGAATGGTCAGTGAAATCTGGGTGGGAAAAAGGTTCTCTATAGTTCATGTGAAACTAAAAATTCAGCGCCTCTCTAAGTATATATGAAAATCTTCTTGAATGTGAAATACGCTTGGCCTATGGGCAAGCGGCAGGCCTAGGTTCACAGGCGACATCCTGTATCGTCGGAAAATTTGTGGAAGAGCTTTTTTTAATCTCAAACATGGCAAGATGCCAACCAATACAAACATGGGAACCGCCTCCAAACTAGTAGTTTAGAGAAATGACATTGTACCAGTAGGTGGCTCAATTTTGCAACTAATCCTAAGATAGACACGAAGCGGGAAGCCAAGAGGGTGAATAAATGAACAATGAATAGTTGATTTGGAAGGCTTACCTAAAACATGCTTCGCTCTATCCTTTTTACCTGGTCTTCAGGATTATTCAAATATCTTTTAGGGCAGATTAGCTATAAAAATTGATTAATACAGATGGGATATGATTTGACATTGAATTTGACTTTGTGGAGGCCATCATGGCTCAGTCGAGCGAATACTGAACGATCAGAAAAAAGGGAGGGCAGCGGTATCGCACGTAAGGGCACACGGTTGAGAGTACCTGGGAGTTCGCTGAAAGCACCCTGCGAATTTAGACAAATCTCGTATAGGTAGTCCCAAATGCGGAACTTAGGCTCGGCCAGGCTTCACGCGCGAGAATATTCTCAGCACATAATATTCATACGAACTTTGCAAACTATATGGGATGATCTACGTGGCCCCACTTTTTCTCCTAGTGGAGAAAAGACGCGAACTAGGACGCGTTGCATCTCAGAGCCCCCTATAGGGTGGAATCTTTTAATTCAACATCAGGATTTCTTGAATAGTATAAATTATGAGTTTACCAAGAAATTGGGCATTCTTCTGTGGGTGGCAAATGACGCCGGTATTGATAATTGTCAAAACCTGAACATGGAGCTATTGGTGATGAGGCAACCATGGAAATCACAATAGACAACAATGGTCGTACCCACAAGATCTCCAGGTGGTATACTCTCCCAAATTTTGGGTTTTCATAGAGGGACCCGGGTTCAGCGGCATTATTGGCTTTCTAGATCCTGGACATGACGACGAATGACATCCACTGCTCTCTCATTTTCGGCCAACATACTCATTTAGCTGCTTTAAACCTGTTTGGCACGTCACGACCTTACAAAATAAGGCAATTAATAGGCTTTATCCTTGTTCACTGGTTCTAGCGCTCGTGATCCCCCGCGTTATGGCGTCACTAAGTCTCCGCAAATAAAAATCTAGTAATAGCGGCTTAGAGGCATATAAACCCGCAAAAGAAGCATCAAATCTTCTTATATTTTCTAGAAATATAGCAACTCAGGATTACTTAATCCCAACATACTATCAAACAACCAGATTTAAAACGTCTTTTTAATATTTACTACTACGACAGATTACCATCATCATGTCGAACTTCATGCACAAAGTCAAGGATGCCGTGTCTGATCATCATGACGTGGATAATCCTCAGGCAATGAACTCCGGACCTAACCAGCGCAACTCCTCTGGAATAGGTCACTCTTCTGGCATGGGCACCTCTTCCGGCGTGGGTTCCTCTTCCGGTGTGGGCTCTAACACTTATGGCTCTGGTCCTGGCTATAGCAACGAGGCCGGTACTCATCGCGATCCAAATGTCGGCGGTTAGTTTCCCAAGAgcatttttcttttctaatGGCATTTGTTGACATAATGGCTGGATATGTAGGTGCTAAGAACGCAGGTGGTCCAATCAATGCTGGCCCTCATCAATCAAAGATGGCCAACAAGATGGATCCTCGCGTCGATAGTGATCTAGGTTGGTTGAGTCATTCCTTTTAGTGAGAACCCGTGGGTTCTTATGCATAATTTGACACTTCATACGTCACATTGTCCATTTCGAATATTTCTTCCCATTATGTCTTGCACAATATCCCGCGATCCATATCCACGTTTACACGCATGACCAGTTTTAAAGCTAGAAAGCTAATTCAAATCCCTATATAGACAACCGCCGCAACTATTACGGGACCACTGGTTCTCAGAATGCCGGTTCTCAGAATGCCGGTTCTCAGAATGCCGGTTCTCAAAATGCCGGTTCTCAAAATGCCGGTTCTCAGAATGCCGGTTCTCAAAATGTCGGTTCTCAGAATGCCGGTTCTCAGAGTGCCGGTTCTCAAAATGCCGGTTCTCAAAATGCCGGTTCTCAGAACATCAGCGACGGTGCTCGTGATTTCGACTCTAGCAGCACAGGCTCCACTGGGCAGTCCCGCGGTATCGACAATCATATGACTAGCGAGGACAACTATAGCAGCTCCAAGCAGGAAAATAAATCTCACACCCAGCCTCTCACCTCCGGTAACCAAATGACTAGTGAGGACAGCTACAGCAACACCACACAGGAACACAAAACCCACTCCACTACTACCCACGCCGAGCCCTGCGAGATGTAGTAGTGCACTGCATTTTAAGTTTGTTTACGTCTTCATACTAGTATATTAAACCTAAATACTAAATAAATCACCCAAAAATATATCTTTGACTATACTTCGCCTATGCCTTATTCTCTCCATAGCAGTACCTTCTCTATAACTCTCTTAACGCTGTAGCAAAGACCACCACAGAGATGAACTTATATAGGGTGTAGGAGCTAATATAGCCATATTCGACTGTTGTGCTTCTTTAAAAATCCGAATGGTTCTTAGTTCACGTTTTAGAGTAAATCTAACTCTAACAGCATATATACCAATGAGACTAATTAGTCTGCTATTTCGGGAGTTTTAATCGCTATCAAATTGTCTTACTAAACTTAGAAGCAAATTCTACAATAGCGAAGACGTTAGCGACTCTACGTATAAGACGTAGTAGGCCTTTTCATACTAGTCAATGTTGTGAGTGTTATTTCGATTGTTGAGTACGAACAGCTACATGTATATTGGTGCTACACTCATCAGGTATCCTTGGTTAATAGATACTACTCCGAAAGACCTCGAGATTGAAGAAATGTGAAGTAATTGGATGTTCTGTGGTGTAGAAATAAAAGTTTAGAGGAGTGTTTTTCCAACTTCTCCTTAAGATGCTCCCTATCTTTGACGAGTAATAAGGGGGCAGCGGAAAACAACACTGAAGCCGTAACCTTGGGTATAGCTAATATGTCGTCGCTGTACATATTCCATATTCATCGTTGCTTTTTTCAGGGCCGAGAAGCAACTGCCACAAGACTAGTTCATCTGCTCACTTCCCACCGGCTCCTCTACCagttttttctttttctggaaCATCTGACTAAGGAATATATCGTCAACGGCCTTCTCTTCATCAATATGTGGGAGCGGCGGTTCGTCTTTCGGCACCAACTTAGACCGTGCCCGAAGTGCACCACCATACTTATAGAAGACA is part of the Penicillium psychrofluorescens genome assembly, chromosome: 4 genome and encodes:
- a CDS encoding uncharacterized protein (ID:PFLUO_007269-T1.cds;~source:funannotate): MELWDFKYLRRGDADYEKARCGAVWNGRVPDRYPELIVYPQQDSHVQSIVCYAREHGMTIGTKSGGHSWTASFLRDGGIFVDLAHMNHFSFDVQQRIAVAQPAAYGSDLNAALVPHDLMFPGGHCPTVGLGGFLLQGGFGWNSRKWGVACESVLAIDVVTATGELIHASAYEHTDFFWAARGAGCGYFGLITKFYLKLHTLPHGIMTARYVFEIDDFDEVLTAVDSVSEQVLPDLEIGFFVARDQDGFVGRPTLALTADALSDTEEEARRALGLLHNLPVFSKTIKSFPYISCTLKQMLQRFDDILDNRGRRYEANNLWADVPVQMLLPTFHNIIDALPAAPSHLYTMWWLPNKERPEMAFSMEARLYIALYAISVDPKDDQPNGKYVVDSMVPMNEYKKGIQLADENLPAAPGMFMKMRNFSKLENLRHKHDREGRFYGYIRLPEEFERAMAVL
- a CDS encoding uncharacterized protein (ID:PFLUO_007270-T1.cds;~source:funannotate), whose product is MATTNELETIPLIIDGKRTTSSPSKTFAVYGLEEQREVYLAESANVEAANQAAEASWKTFQMWKTSSVVTRRKLLQRYAELLRKHEEDLVQTQRLETSVIEMWARKNVHLAADLIEETAACISRLAGEIPQTQTPSSLALAFTVPVGPVLSIAPQVSPIPHTANSGRRRKWNSAVILGARSLATPVAAGCTVVFKASELSPKTHHLLVEIFKEAGLPDGVINVVQTRREDAPSVTEALVAHPAIRKVEFIGSAPVGRIIGQLGGKYLKPVLMELGGKGPAIVLADADLADAAKKCVTGAFLHHGQLCFSTERVIVVKAVADQFKELLKQVAPTFTTGSGVSDRIIEASREKLIDAEKKGAQFLIGGPDKASASALQPTIVMGIKENMPLFDEEAFGPSFTLYVADDDAKAIAIANNTAYGLNAAVHSSNMQHALDVAKQIDTAQVHINSMTAHDEPTLPVGGTKGSGWGRNNAMWGLQEFSEIKLITVSMKGNSFI
- a CDS encoding uncharacterized protein (ID:PFLUO_007271-T1.cds;~source:funannotate), whose product is MSSANMDEALAIVAHGPLSAGQWKLESVVPRAIKDDEVLVRVVASGVCLADVHFGDVAQEKIAQNPAIWYPRVLGHEGAGYVEQVGEAVRGVKVDDAVLLTFLSCGECYNCLDMHPAYCIHCFSCNFHGEPGVYAGRDGKDSAIGGAFFGQSSFASKALVKERSVVNISSANVTEQEMQILAPLGCGVQTGTGAFSRIADVRASDEVAVIGVGGVGQSAIMAAAMVGCKTIIAIDRMPSRLRLAKSLGATHTIDTSDPAMDLVAVVRKLTGGRGVHVSLDTTGVQTLARQSWDFVRVHGKVLQVGLAGPEATWDISMSDHMNSGKQIIGCVQGDSVPQEYILQLIDWFRHGKLPVDKLVSLYPVADYQRALDDMREGRATKPVLVWPTQKSEASSVSKI
- a CDS encoding uncharacterized protein (ID:PFLUO_007272-T1.cds;~source:funannotate); translated protein: MSNFMHKVKDAVSDHHDVDNPQAMNSGPNQRNSSGIGHSSGMGTSSGVGSSSGVGSNTYGSGPGYSNEAGTHRDPNVGGAKNAGGPINAGPHQSKMANKMDPRVDSDLDNRRNYYGTTGSQNAGSQNAGSQNAGSQNAGSQNAGSQNAGSQNVGSQNAGSQSAGSQNAGSQNAGSQNISDGARDFDSSSTGSTGQSRGIDNHMTSEDNYSSSKQENKSHTQPLTSGNQMTSEDSYSNTTQEHKTHSTTTHAEPCEM